A genome region from Pseudanabaena sp. Chao 1811 includes the following:
- a CDS encoding DUF29 domain-containing protein translates to MAIAIKQLSTIGENPTDPNQSNSYDRDFYAWTQEQSHLLRTGQLQLIDIQHLAEEIEDMGRAERRELESRLEILLMHLLKWQFQPSKRSRSWQLTIKEQRLRLQKHLKQNPSLKAAIPDVFEDAYQLAIISAARETGLDVFPDIAPYTSEEVLLDSFLPD, encoded by the coding sequence ATGGCGATCGCAATCAAGCAGTTATCTACCATTGGAGAAAATCCTACAGATCCTAATCAGTCCAACAGTTACGATCGCGATTTTTATGCTTGGACACAGGAGCAATCTCATTTGCTCAGAACAGGACAACTGCAATTAATTGATATTCAACATTTAGCTGAAGAAATAGAAGACATGGGGCGTGCTGAAAGGCGTGAGTTAGAAAGCCGTTTAGAAATTTTATTAATGCACCTCTTGAAGTGGCAATTTCAACCTAGTAAGCGATCGCGCAGTTGGCAATTAACTATTAAAGAACAAAGATTACGTTTACAAAAGCACCTCAAGCAAAATCCTAGTCTAAAAGCGGCAATTCCTGATGTTTTTGAAGATGCCTATCAACTGGCAATTATTAGTGCTGCAAGGGAAACAGGGTTGGATGTATTTCCAGATATAGCTCCCTATACTTCTGAGGAAGTTTTGCTAGATAGTTTTTTACCCGATTAG
- a CDS encoding helicase HerA domain-containing protein, with translation MDLQPLGIVVQGSLSDGLEVRLNGEISVEDMRVGKFLVVHGRHTRFFCILTDVTLGTASPRILMNPPDPENTFLTEILAGTGTFGTINLTPMLMFVPSNPFDLLTQRASSDRVKKTKRKKSPVYESVEEISDFQLLPVKTIPSHFSQVFDATERDFRIVFGWEDDPHKRNFAIGQPIDMPVPICLDLDRFVERSNGVFGKSGTGKSFLTRLLLSGIIRKQAAVNLIFDMHSEYGWEAATEGKRFSTVKGLRQLFPAQVQIYTLDPDSTRRRGVRDAQELYISYDQIDVEDLMLIRDELNLSEASLENAIILRNEFGKTWISRLLAMTNSEIQEFCEQKMGSKSSIMALQRKLTRLDDLKYLRQTCPENYIKRILDAIAAGKHIVIEFGSQSNLLSYMLATNIITRRIHHSYVQQAERFLQTKNISDRPQQLTITIEEAHRFLAPNTARQTIFGTIAREMRKYFVTLLIVDQRPSGIDNEVMSQIGTRITALLNDEKDIDAIFTGVAGSGNLRTILSKLDSKQQALVLGHAVPMPVVVQTRPYDETFYREIGEVPWEEISTPEVLRVAEAAKADLGF, from the coding sequence ATGGATTTGCAACCATTAGGCATTGTTGTTCAGGGTTCCTTAAGCGATGGCTTAGAAGTGAGGCTGAATGGTGAAATTTCAGTCGAAGATATGCGCGTCGGTAAGTTTTTGGTGGTGCATGGTCGCCATACGCGCTTTTTCTGTATTCTCACCGATGTCACCCTTGGCACTGCTAGTCCGCGCATTCTCATGAATCCGCCTGATCCTGAGAACACTTTCTTAACTGAGATTTTGGCAGGAACAGGAACCTTTGGCACAATCAATCTAACGCCAATGTTAATGTTTGTGCCGTCTAATCCTTTTGATCTGCTAACGCAAAGGGCAAGTAGCGATCGCGTTAAAAAGACAAAGCGCAAAAAATCACCAGTTTATGAATCTGTAGAAGAAATCAGTGATTTTCAACTCCTGCCAGTAAAAACGATCCCCAGCCATTTCTCACAGGTATTTGATGCGACAGAGCGTGATTTTCGGATTGTGTTTGGTTGGGAAGATGATCCGCATAAGAGAAATTTTGCGATCGGGCAGCCGATTGATATGCCTGTACCGATTTGTCTTGACCTCGATCGCTTTGTAGAGCGCAGTAATGGCGTATTTGGGAAATCTGGCACTGGTAAATCATTTTTAACTCGGCTATTACTATCAGGGATCATTCGTAAGCAAGCCGCAGTGAATCTGATTTTTGATATGCACTCGGAATATGGGTGGGAAGCGGCGACTGAAGGTAAAAGATTTAGTACGGTTAAAGGTTTACGACAGCTATTTCCCGCACAGGTACAAATTTATACCCTCGATCCTGACTCGACAAGGAGGCGCGGGGTGCGTGACGCTCAGGAACTTTACATTAGTTATGATCAAATTGATGTTGAAGATTTAATGCTGATTCGTGACGAGTTAAATCTGTCGGAAGCAAGTTTAGAAAACGCAATTATTCTAAGAAATGAGTTTGGTAAGACTTGGATTTCGCGATTGTTGGCTATGACTAATTCGGAAATTCAAGAATTTTGCGAACAGAAAATGGGGAGTAAGTCCTCAATCATGGCGTTACAGCGGAAACTCACACGCCTTGATGATCTTAAATATTTGCGTCAGACTTGCCCCGAAAATTATATTAAGCGGATTCTTGATGCGATCGCTGCGGGTAAACATATCGTGATCGAGTTCGGCTCACAGTCCAATTTGCTCTCTTATATGTTGGCGACAAATATTATTACACGGCGGATTCATCATTCCTATGTGCAGCAAGCTGAGCGATTTTTGCAGACTAAGAATATTAGCGATCGCCCCCAACAGTTAACCATCACCATTGAAGAAGCACATCGTTTTCTGGCTCCGAATACGGCTAGACAAACGATTTTCGGAACGATTGCCCGTGAGATGCGGAAATATTTTGTAACTTTGCTAATTGTCGATCAGCGTCCTTCAGGCATTGATAATGAGGTAATGTCACAGATTGGAACCAGAATTACGGCTTTGCTCAATGATGAGAAAGATATTGATGCAATTTTTACGGGTGTAGCTGGTAGTGGTAATTTGCGAACAATTTTATCGAAACTAGATTCTAAGCAGCAAGCGTTAGTATTAGGTCATGCCGTACCAATGCCTGTTGTAGTCCAAACTCGCCCCTATGATGAGACTTTCTATCGCGAGATCGGAGAAGTCCCTTGGGAAGAAATTTCGACTCCAGAAGTTTTGCGAGTTGCCGAAGCAGCTAAAGCAGATTTAGGATTTTAA
- a CDS encoding esterase-like activity of phytase family protein yields the protein MFSLKKFWKLLIGCCFVFLTVFSIAHLPAIAASDRTFLKVSLDFINEYKLPKQEFENTPVGGLSGLTYDRFENTFYAISDDRSEFAPARFYALKLKFSSEPEHPNLEDVEVIGVDFLKDKTGNTYPKGEVDPEGIALTGDRTVLISSEGVTSKDIPPFIDEFDLLTGKWLRSLPIPQRYLFEPKKESNSNQNQISKSEPQGVRDNLGFESLTVIRDSIGDPYRVFTITENALAQDTQSDESQPSESRFLHYLVGNIAPLIVAEHRYPVEAMTLPVTQISVNDLVALDRGGHFLTLERSNGTAGLSAKIWQIATGSADDTSSIKSFRSSPNVRSIRKKLVLDLAILGIKLDNLKGMAIGPRLADGSQSLILVSDDNFSDRQFTQFLVFRLNRNSSTAR from the coding sequence ATGTTCTCATTGAAAAAGTTTTGGAAGTTATTAATTGGCTGCTGCTTCGTATTTTTGACAGTCTTTAGCATTGCTCATTTACCAGCTATAGCAGCAAGCGATCGCACCTTTCTGAAGGTATCGCTAGACTTCATTAATGAGTATAAATTACCAAAACAAGAGTTTGAGAATACGCCCGTCGGTGGGCTATCAGGACTCACTTATGATCGATTTGAAAATACTTTCTACGCAATTTCTGATGATCGCAGTGAATTTGCGCCTGCGAGATTTTATGCTCTCAAGTTGAAGTTCAGTTCTGAACCAGAGCATCCTAATCTCGAGGATGTGGAAGTAATCGGTGTGGACTTCCTCAAAGATAAAACAGGCAATACCTATCCTAAGGGCGAAGTTGATCCCGAAGGAATTGCCTTAACAGGCGATCGCACGGTACTAATTTCCAGTGAAGGTGTAACTAGCAAAGACATTCCGCCATTTATCGATGAGTTCGATCTATTGACAGGTAAATGGCTACGCAGTTTACCAATTCCTCAGCGCTATTTGTTCGAGCCAAAAAAGGAATCAAATTCCAACCAAAATCAGATTTCTAAATCGGAGCCACAGGGAGTAAGAGATAATCTTGGCTTTGAATCCCTCACAGTAATTCGTGACTCAATCGGCGATCCCTATCGCGTTTTTACAATTACCGAAAATGCTCTAGCTCAGGATACTCAATCCGATGAAAGCCAACCATCGGAAAGTCGATTTTTGCATTATCTAGTTGGCAATATTGCACCGCTAATCGTCGCAGAGCATCGTTATCCTGTCGAAGCGATGACTCTACCTGTTACCCAAATCAGCGTAAATGATCTGGTCGCACTCGATCGCGGTGGACATTTCCTCACCCTTGAGCGATCCAATGGCACAGCAGGACTGAGTGCGAAAATCTGGCAAATTGCTACGGGCAGTGCTGATGACACCTCATCAATTAAAAGCTTTCGCTCTAGCCCCAACGTGCGATCAATCCGCAAAAAACTAGTTCTAGACTTAGCAATCCTTGGCATTAAATTAGACAATTTAAAAGGAATGGCGATCGGTCCCCGTTTAGCCGATGGTTCACAAAGTCTGATTTTGGTAAGTGATGATAATTTTAGCGATCGCCAATTCACTCAATTTCTAGTATTTCGACTTAATCGTAATTCCAGTACCGCCCGCTAA
- a CDS encoding Uma2 family endonuclease produces the protein MTSVVIEKSQEQANPNAQVIPKLTLDEFLSLPENDESYELVDGEAIKKVSPKFFHSSLTTVFWVDLSAWSDGIGSVRVEWSVVLKRRGQDWVPVPDLLYVSYDRLASDWREDAPCPVLPELVIEIVSPDQTFNQLAQKATDYLSAGVDRVWVVYPPMRSITVFFGDRPPETYRGDRLLTDELFPDLAVTSEQFFVKAGI, from the coding sequence ATGACTAGTGTTGTGATAGAAAAATCTCAAGAACAAGCTAATCCCAATGCACAGGTAATTCCCAAACTGACTCTAGATGAGTTTTTGAGTTTGCCAGAAAATGATGAAAGTTATGAACTAGTTGATGGAGAGGCAATTAAGAAAGTGTCACCAAAGTTTTTTCATTCTTCTTTGACAACGGTATTTTGGGTTGATCTTTCAGCGTGGAGTGATGGAATTGGGAGCGTAAGAGTGGAATGGTCAGTAGTTTTGAAACGACGTGGTCAAGACTGGGTTCCTGTACCTGATTTACTTTATGTTTCTTATGATCGCCTTGCCTCAGATTGGCGTGAGGATGCGCCATGTCCAGTCTTGCCTGAGTTGGTGATCGAGATTGTCTCACCTGATCAGACATTTAATCAATTAGCACAGAAAGCAACCGATTATTTAAGTGCAGGTGTGGATCGGGTGTGGGTAGTTTACCCACCCATGCGAAGTATTACCGTGTTTTTCGGCGATCGCCCACCTGAGACTTATCGAGGCGATCGCCTATTAACGGATGAGTTGTTCCCTGATCTAGCAGTCACATCAGAACAGTTCTTTGTCAAAGCAGGTATTTAG
- a CDS encoding GIY-YIG nuclease family protein, translating into MSDRPTPYNSKKDQTSDFSHLSDSPYSYEQGSLFSEGIQRSSRVYDSGASYEMGSQSLQVWKQAIAKYQDSITTMIPAVQTSLFDIPSSHCDPDVINPFGLPIQPAEFYRLPSADAGDACVYFVIDLVAPAQLPMLLYIGETCRSHKRWKGLHDCKRYLLNYRELHNTHNLTTQIVMTFWWDAPSSTVARQRLERNLIAKWRSPFNKENWSFWGTPFVN; encoded by the coding sequence ATGAGCGATCGCCCCACCCCCTATAACAGTAAAAAAGATCAGACAAGTGATTTCAGCCATTTGTCTGATTCTCCATATAGTTATGAACAGGGATCGCTCTTTAGTGAAGGAATCCAGCGTAGTTCGCGAGTTTATGACAGTGGCGCTAGTTACGAAATGGGAAGCCAGTCATTGCAGGTGTGGAAACAGGCGATCGCAAAGTATCAAGATTCCATCACCACAATGATCCCCGCAGTGCAAACTTCTCTATTTGACATCCCGTCTAGTCATTGCGATCCTGATGTAATTAACCCTTTCGGATTACCGATCCAACCTGCGGAATTCTATCGCTTACCTAGTGCCGATGCTGGCGATGCTTGTGTGTATTTTGTTATCGATTTAGTCGCACCAGCCCAATTACCCATGCTACTGTATATAGGAGAGACCTGTCGTTCTCATAAACGTTGGAAAGGGCTTCATGACTGTAAGAGATATCTCCTAAATTACCGAGAACTACACAATACCCATAATCTAACAACCCAAATTGTGATGACATTCTGGTGGGATGCTCCGTCATCCACAGTTGCTCGACAACGACTAGAAAGAAATTTAATTGCCAAATGGCGCTCGCCATTTAACAAAGAAAACTGGAGCTTTTGGGGAACTCCTTTCGTAAACTAA
- a CDS encoding RNA recognition motif domain-containing protein, with protein MSIYVGNLSYEVTQDHLKPVFEDYGKVTRVHFPTDRETGRARGFAFVEMSQDTEEDAAITALDGAEWMGRVLKVNKAKPRENNDSFGGGNRGGGGGRGGYGKSGGGRY; from the coding sequence ATGTCTATTTACGTTGGTAACTTGTCCTATGAAGTTACTCAAGACCATTTAAAGCCAGTGTTTGAAGACTACGGCAAGGTCACTCGTGTTCATTTCCCTACAGATCGTGAAACTGGTCGCGCTCGCGGCTTTGCTTTCGTTGAAATGAGCCAAGACACCGAAGAAGATGCTGCAATCACAGCATTGGACGGTGCTGAGTGGATGGGTCGCGTCCTCAAAGTTAACAAGGCTAAGCCTCGCGAGAATAATGACTCGTTTGGCGGTGGTAACAGAGGCGGCGGCGGCGGTCGTGGCGGCTATGGCAAGTCCGGCGGCGGTCGTTACTAA
- a CDS encoding two-partner secretion domain-containing protein, which produces MKETSIRFSTVAIACSLISAAPLHAQVIGDKTLPINTIVNNQGTTFNITGGTQVGGNQFHSFQQFSVPTGNTAYFNNGNDVTNIISRVTGSSISNIDGLIKANGQANLFLINPNGIIFGKNAQLQIGGSFTASTANSIKFADGKEFSATNPQSTPLLTVSAPIGLQYGKENNSFIRNDGNLSVNKDLTLSSGNVISNGTLSALQGNLRVESITGDIEIKDAIANTATFSANRNLILNSSQIGTINDLNLLAKDSVIARDTAERPFIASAGEKLTVQGDRLIDLFILNHPDSGLYSGSDMVFRSANTIIGDAHYYANGNFRVEKLDGSIGNLESPTDPIIRSSGNVDLGVYLGRSLHIIAGGKVTIGAAQITNADTTNNSINPNNPQTQSLANVTLSSGKSLIIDGSAKPTLDIRAGVDSTIIGTSGITPVATTTGSRPTCANGNSISCYFNSAFTTRVIPVIPSSSSNPTESGITIGKINIQRPDAVVLLTNNYMPNTSLTGNSDITITGTGPATLPIAGISLVPTGSINSIVNGGSLYIDSRSNIVMQPNTLILTSSTLADANAGNIDLLAKNQINLGQNVQIKADGTNLGGQINLISSGTISTQGLQLFSTSTASNSNGNSGKIHIAATSLNLNTSNTFASQIVTSTSGKANAGDIQLNISGAINLDGSLGNATTEIRSQAFTNTAQGNSGNIIINGENQSKKVDSLSIKNGAQITSSTEGSGKVGEISILANSVSLDGNKSSINSQILAGATGNGNQIKLQTTNLSLTNGAQISTEVLGTNINSQGSNIYIYTNNLSLLNGSQISTSVTGQGKAGSLTIDALGTVLFDSLGKISSLINSGGKGLGGDITVISQLLSLNNESQINAGTSGVGNAGNITIKVRDTANFDRSLVSSSVNTNGKGNAGNVEITAKDVFLVNGTQISSAVAGQGDGGQISITSNTLTIDGIGTLLGINSTSGIFGSVRTGAIGNGGNINIYVSKNLSLSNGARISASTSVNTTGKSGSIFIDPEVVTLTNGAKISVSSLGSGDGGNITVLAGLLSLNSSSITAETANGNGGNITLQVKDLFWLRNASLVSATAGNNGNGGNIDLSANFVLAFATENSDITANAFKGRGGNIAITTQGIFGLEYRPQLTPLSDITASSQFGINGTVTINTPGVDPSKGLGKLPVDVTDSSKLISQRCVADNTGSKFFITGRGGLPPSPSDTIYRTTQILANVGSVSNAQSSAQSNQNVHSSEITSSTQNQDYFQDSPLDRIVEIEGWIVDKSGRVSLVSKSLAPNWIWSNQPKCI; this is translated from the coding sequence ATGAAAGAAACTAGCATCAGATTTAGTACTGTAGCGATCGCCTGTAGCCTAATCTCAGCCGCACCACTTCACGCTCAAGTCATTGGTGACAAGACATTACCTATTAATACGATCGTTAATAATCAGGGAACCACTTTCAATATTACAGGTGGAACACAGGTTGGAGGTAACCAATTTCATAGTTTTCAACAGTTTTCAGTCCCAACAGGTAACACCGCATATTTTAATAACGGTAATGATGTCACCAATATCATTAGTCGTGTTACAGGTAGCTCTATTTCTAACATTGATGGATTAATCAAGGCTAATGGACAGGCAAATCTGTTTTTAATTAATCCTAATGGCATCATTTTTGGAAAAAATGCTCAGTTACAGATTGGTGGTTCCTTTACAGCATCTACTGCCAATAGTATTAAGTTTGCCGATGGAAAAGAATTTAGTGCTACTAATCCCCAATCTACACCACTGCTAACGGTTAGCGCTCCCATTGGCTTGCAATATGGCAAAGAGAATAACTCATTTATTCGCAATGATGGAAACTTAAGTGTCAATAAAGACTTAACTCTATCCTCTGGGAATGTGATCAGTAATGGCACTCTATCTGCTCTACAGGGTAATTTGCGAGTAGAGTCTATTACTGGCGATATAGAAATTAAAGATGCGATCGCCAATACTGCCACATTTAGTGCCAATCGCAATCTAATCCTAAATAGTAGTCAAATTGGCACAATCAACGACTTGAATCTCCTTGCTAAAGATTCTGTTATTGCAAGAGATACTGCTGAGCGTCCATTTATTGCATCCGCAGGAGAGAAACTTACAGTCCAAGGCGATCGTCTGATTGATCTTTTTATACTCAACCATCCCGACAGTGGACTCTACTCAGGTAGTGATATGGTATTTCGTTCCGCTAATACCATCATCGGTGATGCCCATTACTATGCTAATGGCAACTTCCGTGTTGAAAAATTAGATGGCTCTATTGGCAACCTCGAAAGCCCAACCGATCCTATAATTCGCTCTTCCGGCAATGTAGACCTCGGTGTGTATTTAGGCAGATCTTTACATATTATTGCAGGTGGCAAGGTCACAATTGGAGCTGCTCAAATCACCAACGCTGATACAACTAACAACTCAATCAATCCCAATAATCCACAAACCCAATCTCTAGCTAATGTCACCCTATCTAGTGGCAAGTCCCTAATTATTGATGGAAGTGCAAAGCCGACGCTAGATATTCGGGCAGGTGTCGATTCAACAATTATTGGTACATCTGGTATAACACCAGTTGCAACAACTACAGGCTCAAGGCCAACCTGTGCTAATGGTAATAGTATAAGTTGCTACTTCAATAGTGCCTTCACAACACGAGTTATTCCTGTCATACCATCTTCATCTTCAAATCCGACGGAAAGTGGAATTACAATTGGAAAGATTAATATTCAAAGACCTGATGCAGTCGTTCTACTAACTAATAATTACATGCCAAATACCAGCCTTACAGGCAATAGTGATATTACGATCACGGGAACTGGTCCGGCTACTCTTCCAATAGCCGGTATAAGTTTAGTCCCTACAGGCAGTATTAATTCTATAGTGAATGGAGGCTCATTATATATAGATTCCCGCTCAAATATTGTAATGCAACCTAACACACTTATTTTGACTAGCTCTACCTTGGCAGATGCAAACGCAGGAAATATTGATTTACTTGCCAAGAACCAAATTAATTTGGGTCAAAATGTACAAATCAAAGCAGATGGAACTAATTTAGGGGGGCAGATTAATCTTATTAGTAGTGGGACGATTTCTACTCAAGGACTACAGCTTTTTAGCACTAGTACAGCCTCCAATAGTAATGGGAACAGTGGAAAGATTCATATTGCTGCAACTTCACTTAATTTAAACACCTCTAATACATTTGCTTCTCAAATTGTTACTAGTACTTCTGGGAAAGCGAACGCAGGTGATATTCAGCTTAACATTTCTGGTGCTATCAATTTGGATGGTAGCCTAGGCAATGCTACAACCGAAATTCGGAGTCAAGCATTTACTAACACTGCACAAGGGAATAGCGGAAATATAATCATCAATGGAGAAAATCAATCCAAGAAAGTAGATTCTTTATCCATTAAGAATGGCGCTCAAATCACCTCTAGTACGGAAGGAAGCGGTAAAGTTGGAGAGATTAGCATTTTAGCAAACTCGGTTAGCCTTGATGGTAATAAGAGCAGTATCAATAGTCAAATCCTCGCAGGTGCAACTGGTAACGGTAACCAAATCAAGCTCCAAACTACTAACCTATCCTTAACCAATGGCGCACAAATTAGCACAGAAGTCTTAGGCACAAATATTAACAGTCAAGGTAGTAATATTTATATCTATACTAATAATCTGTCACTACTTAATGGGTCACAAATCAGTACATCGGTGACTGGACAAGGCAAAGCAGGAAGCTTGACTATAGATGCTTTGGGAACAGTGCTATTTGATTCTTTAGGTAAAATTTCTTCTTTAATTAATTCTGGTGGGAAAGGCTTGGGTGGAGATATAACAGTCATTTCTCAGTTACTTTCGCTCAATAATGAATCTCAAATTAATGCTGGCACTAGTGGAGTCGGTAATGCTGGCAATATTACAATTAAAGTTAGAGATACTGCTAATTTTGATCGGAGCTTAGTTTCATCATCGGTAAATACAAATGGCAAGGGAAATGCTGGCAATGTAGAGATTACAGCTAAAGATGTATTTCTGGTGAACGGCACGCAGATCAGCTCTGCGGTAGCTGGACAAGGTGATGGAGGGCAGATTTCTATCACTTCTAACACATTAACAATTGATGGTATAGGAACTCTATTGGGTATAAATAGTACCAGTGGTATTTTTGGCTCCGTTAGAACAGGTGCTATTGGCAATGGAGGAAATATTAATATCTATGTTAGCAAAAATCTATCTCTTAGCAATGGAGCTAGAATATCGGCATCAACAAGTGTTAATACAACTGGCAAAAGTGGTTCTATTTTCATCGATCCTGAAGTTGTAACATTAACAAATGGAGCAAAAATTTCTGTGAGCAGTCTAGGTTCAGGTGATGGTGGCAATATTACAGTGCTTGCTGGGCTTTTATCTCTTAACAGTAGCTCAATTACTGCCGAAACTGCCAATGGGAACGGAGGAAATATTACTTTACAAGTAAAGGATTTATTTTGGCTTAGGAATGCCAGTCTTGTAAGTGCTACCGCAGGTAATAATGGTAATGGTGGAAACATTGATCTAAGCGCCAACTTTGTTCTAGCTTTTGCTACAGAAAATAGTGATATTACAGCAAATGCATTCAAAGGTAGAGGAGGAAATATTGCAATTACCACTCAAGGAATCTTTGGATTAGAATACCGCCCTCAACTAACTCCTTTAAGTGACATTACCGCAAGTTCTCAGTTTGGCATAAATGGAACTGTTACAATCAATACTCCTGGTGTAGATCCGAGCAAAGGACTTGGTAAATTACCTGTGGATGTAACTGATTCTAGTAAGTTAATCTCTCAACGTTGTGTTGCCGATAATACAGGGAGTAAATTTTTTATAACAGGTCGTGGTGGACTACCACCTAGCCCTTCAGATACAATTTATAGAACCACACAAATTTTAGCTAATGTTGGCTCAGTTAGTAATGCTCAATCATCTGCACAAAGCAATCAAAATGTCCACAGTTCTGAAATTACTTCGTCAACACAAAATCAAGATTACTTTCAAGATTCCCCACTTGATCGCATAGTTGAGATAGAGGGATGGATAGTAGATAAATCGGGTAGGGTTTCATTAGTATCTAAGTCACTAGCTCCTAATTGGATTTGGTCAAATCAACCTAAATGTATTTAA
- a CDS encoding tRNA dihydrouridine synthase → MQDVTDLAFMQMLSEYGCPDYYVTEYFRVYANSNLDKKILKSITCNTTGRPVFAQLIGESIPDMLRIAQQLTKYPIAGIDLNLGCPAPRVYRKNVGGGLLREPETIERIFDALRSQISGLFTVKMRVGFDSTDNFETLLQLINQYQIDMLSLHGRTVKELYRGEVHYDLIRRAVQTVNCPVLANGNVTSYLKAEQVIQETGAAGVMIGRSAIRNPWIFQQIRDRFAGKPVQVVTLADVYKYIQHLFAITCQDTLREKSHVNSLKKFLNFIGTGIDPEGKFLAGMRLVQSKQELFDLCDRHLLTNPELPFAIEPYENLVARPSCESCE, encoded by the coding sequence ATGCAGGACGTAACCGATCTTGCCTTCATGCAAATGCTCAGTGAATATGGCTGTCCCGATTATTACGTGACTGAATATTTTCGGGTATATGCCAACTCTAATCTCGACAAAAAGATTCTCAAGTCAATCACCTGTAATACGACGGGTAGACCCGTATTTGCACAGCTAATTGGCGAAAGCATTCCTGATATGTTGCGGATTGCTCAGCAACTTACCAAATACCCGATCGCAGGAATCGATCTCAACCTTGGCTGTCCTGCGCCGCGTGTCTATCGCAAAAATGTTGGGGGTGGACTATTGCGCGAACCTGAAACCATTGAACGGATTTTTGATGCTTTGCGATCGCAAATTTCGGGACTCTTTACGGTGAAAATGCGCGTAGGCTTTGACTCGACCGATAATTTTGAAACACTTCTACAATTAATCAATCAATATCAAATTGATATGCTGAGCTTGCATGGGCGCACGGTTAAGGAGTTATATCGTGGCGAAGTGCATTATGACTTGATCCGTCGTGCCGTACAAACTGTTAATTGTCCTGTGTTAGCCAATGGCAATGTGACTTCTTACCTCAAAGCCGAACAGGTTATTCAAGAAACAGGGGCGGCAGGAGTGATGATCGGGCGATCGGCGATTCGCAATCCTTGGATCTTTCAACAAATTCGCGATCGCTTTGCAGGTAAACCTGTTCAAGTAGTTACCCTTGCTGATGTCTATAAATATATACAGCATCTATTTGCGATTACTTGCCAAGATACGCTCAGGGAGAAATCCCATGTAAATAGTTTGAAGAAGTTCTTGAACTTTATTGGTACTGGCATCGATCCCGAAGGCAAGTTTTTAGCGGGAATGCGCTTAGTACAGTCAAAGCAAGAGCTTTTTGATTTGTGCGATCGCCATTTATTGACAAATCCCGAACTTCCCTTTGCGATCGAACCATACGAAAATCTAGTAGCGCGTCCTAGTTGTGAATCCTGTGAATAA